A single Streptomyces mirabilis DNA region contains:
- a CDS encoding non-ribosomal peptide synthetase, with product MRVQVEADREFWRGQLVAGGFTALPRWTPHPVAGVADHETTVPEDVAGPLRGLAQDLAVPLDSVLLAAHAKVLAALSGEREVVSGYVPVDGGRPLPCRLTTEPSTWRTLLLNAHRAASELLSHKDFPVDELRRELGLTEPPFEAVFDPGGVGGDLAEDTVLWVGFSWRDDRLVLRLRYRTDVLDADCAARIAGYHLTALARIAVGPDAEHGRQILLSAEELHFQLEGLAGPHRDLPDRRMHELFEQRVREHPDAVAAVHGERRWTYRELNARANRLARALLARGLRREGVVAVVTERNLDWPAAVLAVFKAGGVYLPIEPHFPAGRIATTLTRAECAFVLTEHGSTTTLDQALESLPGIGKVFIDAAYAEDHADDDPGVPVAPDQLAYIYFTSGSTGEPKGAMCEHAGMLNHLYAKIDDLGLGEGQVVAQTAPQCFDISLWQLVSGLLVGGRTLLVEQEVILDVQRFVDKIVEGRVAVLQVVPSYLDVVVSCLRQRPRELPDLRCVSVTGEALKKELTERWFAVQPGIKLVNAYGLTETSDDTNHEVMDRAPDRILLGRAVNNVRVYVVDEHLTPVPLGAPGLIVFSGVCVGRGYINDPERTRQAYLTDPHREGARLYRGGDYGRWQPGGKLEFLGRRDTQVKIRGFRIEIGEIENTLLRVPGVRDGAVVVAERADQSKHLVAFYSGPRALDGDVLPARLGESLPEYMVPSAFHWRERLPLTANSKIDRKTLQTLAGELGVVQDDYQAPNTPTEHRLAAAWAKVLGIPQHQIGRRDHFFDRGGTSLSAVKLAITLDRAVSLKDVTRHPVLADLAGLVDGRSERHPGLLHPLSESDDARAGALVCFPYAGGNAVNFQPLARALPADGPAVHAVELPGHDMAAGSEPFAPMTEVVEQVVDEIVRRGLTRVLLWGHSSGAAPAVETARRLQERGVDVQRVFLGAQLLGDAARRRAAIDELTELSDAEVAAKLSAAGGYTELGELDARHAEHVGAAYRHDCVSAHRYFAGLLDNPPTPKLSAPVTVVVAADDPSTADHPHRYRDWQLLAEQVDLHELADGGHYFPRTRPAEAAQAVLRAAELFAPS from the coding sequence ATGAGAGTGCAAGTGGAAGCCGATCGGGAGTTCTGGCGCGGTCAGCTCGTGGCCGGTGGGTTCACCGCGCTGCCGCGGTGGACGCCCCATCCGGTGGCGGGCGTCGCCGACCACGAGACGACGGTCCCGGAGGACGTCGCGGGACCGTTGCGCGGGCTGGCGCAGGACCTGGCGGTACCGCTCGACTCGGTGCTGCTGGCCGCGCACGCCAAGGTGCTCGCCGCGCTGTCCGGTGAGCGCGAGGTCGTGTCCGGCTACGTCCCCGTCGACGGCGGCCGGCCGTTGCCCTGCCGGCTGACGACCGAACCCTCGACGTGGCGGACGCTGCTGCTGAACGCCCATCGGGCCGCGTCGGAGCTGCTGTCGCACAAGGACTTCCCGGTCGACGAGCTCAGGCGCGAACTGGGCCTGACCGAACCGCCCTTCGAGGCCGTGTTCGATCCGGGCGGTGTGGGCGGTGACCTGGCCGAGGACACCGTGTTGTGGGTCGGGTTCTCGTGGCGGGACGACCGGCTCGTGCTGCGGCTGCGGTACCGGACCGACGTACTCGACGCGGACTGCGCTGCCCGGATCGCCGGTTACCACCTCACCGCGCTCGCCCGGATCGCCGTCGGTCCGGATGCCGAGCACGGACGGCAGATCCTGCTCTCCGCCGAGGAACTCCACTTCCAGCTCGAAGGGCTCGCCGGACCCCACCGGGACCTGCCGGACCGCCGGATGCACGAGTTGTTCGAACAGAGGGTGCGGGAACACCCGGACGCCGTCGCCGCCGTACACGGTGAACGGCGGTGGACCTACCGAGAGCTCAACGCCCGGGCCAACCGGCTGGCACGCGCGCTGCTGGCGCGGGGGCTGCGCCGGGAGGGCGTGGTCGCGGTGGTGACCGAACGCAACCTGGACTGGCCGGCCGCCGTGCTGGCGGTCTTCAAGGCCGGGGGCGTGTACCTGCCCATCGAGCCGCATTTCCCGGCCGGCCGCATCGCCACCACGCTCACTCGCGCCGAGTGCGCCTTCGTGCTGACCGAACACGGCAGCACCACCACCCTCGACCAGGCCCTGGAGTCCCTGCCCGGGATCGGGAAGGTCTTCATCGACGCGGCCTACGCGGAGGACCACGCCGACGACGATCCGGGCGTGCCCGTCGCACCGGACCAACTCGCCTACATCTACTTCACGTCCGGCTCCACGGGTGAGCCGAAGGGCGCGATGTGCGAGCACGCGGGGATGCTCAACCACCTCTACGCCAAGATCGACGACCTGGGGCTCGGCGAGGGACAGGTGGTCGCGCAGACCGCGCCCCAGTGCTTCGACATCTCGCTGTGGCAACTGGTGTCCGGACTCCTGGTCGGCGGGCGGACCCTGCTGGTGGAGCAGGAGGTGATCCTGGACGTCCAGCGGTTCGTCGACAAGATCGTCGAAGGCCGGGTCGCCGTCCTCCAAGTCGTGCCCTCGTACCTGGACGTCGTCGTGTCCTGTCTGCGGCAGCGCCCCCGCGAACTGCCGGACCTGCGATGCGTGTCGGTCACCGGCGAGGCGTTGAAGAAGGAGCTCACGGAGCGCTGGTTCGCCGTCCAGCCCGGGATCAAGCTGGTCAACGCCTACGGGCTGACCGAGACCTCGGACGACACCAACCACGAGGTCATGGACCGGGCTCCGGACCGCATCCTGCTCGGCCGCGCGGTCAACAACGTGCGCGTCTACGTCGTCGACGAGCACCTCACCCCGGTACCGCTCGGCGCCCCCGGCCTGATCGTGTTCTCCGGCGTCTGCGTCGGCCGCGGCTACATCAACGACCCCGAGCGCACCCGGCAGGCCTATCTGACCGATCCGCACCGTGAGGGCGCCCGGCTCTACCGGGGCGGCGACTACGGCCGCTGGCAGCCCGGGGGCAAGCTGGAGTTCCTGGGCCGCCGGGACACCCAGGTCAAGATCCGTGGCTTCCGGATCGAGATCGGCGAGATCGAGAACACCCTGTTGCGGGTGCCGGGGGTGCGTGACGGCGCGGTGGTCGTCGCCGAGCGGGCCGACCAGAGCAAGCACCTGGTGGCGTTCTACTCGGGCCCGCGGGCCCTCGACGGCGACGTCCTGCCGGCCCGGCTCGGCGAGTCGCTGCCCGAGTACATGGTCCCGTCGGCCTTCCACTGGCGCGAACGCCTGCCGCTGACCGCCAACAGCAAGATCGACAGAAAGACCCTGCAGACGCTCGCCGGAGAACTCGGCGTCGTCCAGGACGACTACCAGGCGCCGAACACACCGACGGAACACCGGCTGGCGGCCGCGTGGGCGAAGGTGCTCGGCATTCCGCAGCACCAGATCGGACGGCGGGACCACTTCTTCGACCGGGGCGGCACCTCGTTGTCGGCGGTGAAGCTGGCGATCACCCTGGACCGTGCGGTGTCCCTCAAGGACGTCACCCGTCACCCGGTCCTCGCCGACCTGGCCGGGCTGGTCGACGGCAGGTCCGAGCGGCACCCCGGGCTGCTGCACCCGCTGTCGGAATCGGACGATGCGCGGGCCGGGGCCCTGGTGTGCTTCCCGTACGCCGGCGGCAACGCGGTGAACTTCCAGCCGCTGGCCAGGGCGCTGCCGGCCGACGGGCCCGCCGTCCACGCCGTCGAGCTGCCCGGTCACGACATGGCAGCCGGCAGTGAACCGTTCGCACCGATGACAGAAGTGGTCGAACAGGTCGTCGACGAGATCGTCCGACGAGGCCTGACCAGGGTCCTGCTGTGGGGCCACTCCTCGGGCGCCGCGCCGGCCGTGGAGACGGCCAGAAGGCTCCAGGAGCGCGGGGTGGACGTCCAGCGGGTGTTCCTCGGCGCGCAACTGCTCGGCGACGCCGCCCGGCGGCGCGCCGCGATCGACGAGCTGACGGAACTGAGCGACGCCGAGGTCGCCGCGAAGCTGAGCGCGGCCGGCGGGTACACCGAACTCGGTGAGCTGGACGCGCGGCACGCCGAGCACGTGGGTGCCGCCTACCGGCACGACTGCGTGTCCGCACACCGCTACTTCGCCGGCCTCCTGGACAACCCGCCGACGCCGAAGCTGTCCGCTCCGGTCACCGTGGTCGTCGCCGCCGACGACCCGAGCACGGCGGACCACCCGCACCGCTACCGCGACTGGCAGCTCCTGGCCGAACAGGTCGACCTGCACGAGCTCGCCGACGGCGGCCACTACTTCCCACGCACCCGTCCGGCCGAAGCGGCACAGGCCGTTCTGCGCGCCGCCGAACTGTTCGCTCCTTCCTGA
- a CDS encoding TauD/TfdA family dioxygenase, producing MSSTSTASMVDVELQSGRPPLLRAEATGGAASWAAGHRDALRAVVAEHGCVLVRGLGLRDAAETGAVFSKLATGLMTEKEVFAPRRTYSDGVYSSTKWPPNQPMCMHHELSYTLEFPGLMMFACLSAPTDGGATAVADSPTVLDALPAELTERFEREGWLLTRSYNDEIGASVAEAFGTEDRGAVESYCRANAIAFEWQPDGGLRTRQRRSAVVRHPVTGRRCWFNQIAFLNEWTMAPEVREYLMDVYGADGLPFNTRFGNGDPIGEDVVELLNSVYEAHTAREPWQAGDLMLVDNIRTAHSREPFEGPREVLVALADPVRLTDCSPTVEVTAS from the coding sequence ATGTCGTCCACTTCCACGGCGTCGATGGTCGACGTGGAACTGCAGTCCGGCAGACCTCCGCTCCTGCGGGCCGAGGCCACCGGTGGCGCGGCGAGCTGGGCAGCCGGGCACCGGGACGCACTGCGCGCCGTCGTCGCCGAGCACGGCTGCGTCCTGGTCCGCGGCCTCGGGCTGCGCGACGCGGCCGAGACCGGTGCCGTCTTCTCGAAGCTCGCCACCGGTCTGATGACCGAGAAGGAGGTCTTCGCGCCCCGGCGGACCTACTCCGACGGCGTGTACTCCTCGACGAAGTGGCCGCCGAACCAGCCGATGTGCATGCACCACGAACTGAGCTACACGCTCGAGTTCCCCGGCCTGATGATGTTCGCCTGTCTGAGCGCGCCCACCGACGGAGGGGCGACCGCGGTCGCCGACTCGCCGACCGTGCTCGACGCGCTGCCCGCCGAGTTGACCGAACGCTTCGAGCGCGAGGGCTGGCTGCTCACTCGCAGCTACAACGACGAGATCGGGGCGTCCGTGGCCGAGGCGTTCGGCACCGAGGACCGTGGTGCCGTCGAGAGCTACTGCCGCGCCAACGCGATCGCGTTCGAGTGGCAGCCGGACGGTGGGCTGCGCACCCGACAGCGCCGCAGCGCCGTGGTGCGTCACCCGGTCACCGGCCGCCGCTGCTGGTTCAACCAGATCGCGTTCCTCAACGAGTGGACGATGGCCCCCGAGGTGCGTGAGTACCTGATGGACGTCTACGGGGCCGACGGACTGCCGTTCAACACCCGCTTCGGCAACGGCGACCCGATCGGCGAGGACGTCGTGGAACTGCTCAACAGCGTCTACGAGGCCCACACCGCACGCGAGCCGTGGCAGGCGGGCGACCTGATGCTCGTCGACAACATCCGCACCGCGCACAGCAGGGAGCCCTTCGAGGGACCACGCGAAGTGCTCGTCGCCCTGGCCGACCCGGTGCGTCTGACCGACTGCTCTCCGACCGTCGAGGTGACCGCGTCATGA
- the sbnB gene encoding 2,3-diaminopropionate biosynthesis protein SbnB, translating into MTTIRSTAPEPAPAPPITVPPFAVIPGAQVQRALRGREKQIVELVEATYRVHGAGDSVNPPSYFLRFPDRPSSRIIALPASIGGEVRVDGLKWISSFPENVKAGVPRASAVLILNDHDTGYPFACLESSIISATRTAASAAAAADRLSRDRPRPTRVGFFGVGLIARYIHTFLVGTGWSFDEIGVHDLSTDSAAGFRCYLEQSGATGRVTVHDNAEQLIRNSDLVVFATVAGQPHVSDLSWFDHNPVVLHVSLRDLAPEILLASTNIVDDVEHCLKADTSPHLAEQLTGNRDFVHGTLDDVMAGRVTVPADRPVVFSPFGLGVLDLAVGKYVYDEVTRCGELHVVDDFFHELSRYG; encoded by the coding sequence ATGACCACCATCCGTTCCACCGCACCGGAGCCCGCGCCGGCCCCGCCGATCACCGTGCCGCCGTTCGCGGTGATCCCCGGTGCCCAGGTCCAGCGCGCGCTGCGCGGACGCGAGAAGCAGATCGTGGAGTTGGTCGAGGCCACCTACCGGGTGCACGGCGCCGGTGACTCGGTGAACCCGCCCTCGTACTTCCTGCGGTTCCCCGACCGCCCGTCCTCCCGGATCATCGCGCTGCCCGCCTCGATCGGCGGGGAGGTGCGGGTGGACGGCCTGAAGTGGATCTCCAGCTTCCCGGAGAACGTGAAGGCCGGTGTCCCGAGGGCCTCGGCCGTACTGATCCTGAACGACCATGACACCGGCTACCCGTTCGCCTGTCTGGAGAGCTCCATCATCAGCGCCACCAGGACGGCCGCGTCGGCCGCCGCGGCCGCCGACCGGCTCAGCCGCGACCGGCCGCGACCGACGCGGGTCGGCTTCTTCGGGGTGGGCCTGATCGCCCGGTACATCCACACGTTCCTGGTCGGCACCGGCTGGTCGTTCGACGAGATCGGTGTGCACGACCTGTCCACCGACAGCGCGGCGGGTTTCCGGTGCTACCTGGAGCAGTCGGGCGCCACCGGCCGGGTCACCGTGCACGACAACGCCGAGCAGTTGATCCGCAACAGCGACCTGGTGGTCTTCGCCACGGTCGCCGGGCAGCCGCACGTCAGTGATTTGTCTTGGTTCGATCACAATCCGGTGGTGCTGCATGTGTCGCTGCGCGACCTCGCGCCGGAGATCCTGCTCGCCTCGACCAACATCGTCGACGACGTCGAGCACTGCCTGAAGGCCGACACCTCGCCGCATCTGGCCGAGCAGCTCACGGGCAACCGGGACTTCGTGCACGGCACGTTGGACGACGTGATGGCCGGGCGGGTGACCGTGCCGGCGGACCGGCCGGTGGTGTTCTCGCCCTTCGGCCTCGGGGTGCTCGACCTCGCGGTCGGCAAGTACGTCTACGACGAAGTGACCCGCTGCGGAGAGCTGCACGTCGTCGACGACTTCTTCCACGAACTGAGCCGGTACGGATGA
- the sbnA gene encoding 2,3-diaminopropionate biosynthesis protein SbnA — protein MPVISVPQAFNEEDLYVDLRAIIGHTLFLKCEGFNFAGSIKMKAALEMVEAAERDGVLKPDSILVESSSGNLGVALSMIAASKGYRFLCVTDSRGNLSTRMMMEALGSQVHMIAGQQESNGGYLGARIEYVRALCASDPRYVWLSQYTNPSNWKAHYRRTAPEIARQFPQLDVLFVGAGTTGTLMGCARFFREWHRPVRVVAVDSVGSVSFGGPPGRRMIPGLGMSMRPPLLDESYVDEVIRVEERDTVRTCHRLARRGFVFGGSTGTVVSGATDWLNRHDARELTAVAIGPDLGERYLDTIYQASWLRDLYGDDVLNSREIAADSWAPSPTPPTRWGRAVDLENGERGKKQRPQLQDRKT, from the coding sequence GTGCCCGTCATTTCCGTTCCCCAGGCCTTCAACGAAGAGGATCTCTATGTCGACCTCCGGGCGATCATCGGGCATACGCTCTTCCTGAAGTGCGAGGGCTTCAACTTCGCCGGCTCCATCAAGATGAAGGCCGCCCTCGAGATGGTGGAGGCCGCCGAGCGGGACGGAGTTCTGAAGCCGGATTCGATCCTGGTCGAGTCCTCGTCCGGGAACCTCGGCGTGGCGTTGAGCATGATCGCGGCGAGCAAGGGTTACCGGTTCCTGTGCGTGACGGACTCCCGCGGCAACCTGTCGACCAGGATGATGATGGAGGCCCTGGGCAGCCAGGTGCACATGATCGCCGGTCAGCAGGAGAGCAACGGCGGCTATCTCGGCGCGCGGATCGAGTACGTGCGTGCGCTGTGCGCCTCCGACCCCCGGTACGTGTGGCTCAGCCAGTACACCAATCCGAGCAACTGGAAGGCGCACTACCGCAGGACGGCGCCGGAGATCGCCCGTCAGTTCCCGCAGCTGGACGTGCTGTTCGTCGGGGCCGGCACCACCGGCACCCTGATGGGCTGCGCGCGCTTCTTCCGGGAGTGGCACCGGCCGGTGCGGGTCGTCGCGGTGGACAGCGTGGGCTCGGTGTCCTTCGGTGGGCCGCCCGGCCGCCGGATGATTCCCGGCCTCGGGATGAGCATGCGCCCGCCGTTGCTCGACGAGTCCTACGTGGACGAAGTGATACGGGTCGAGGAGAGAGACACCGTCCGTACCTGCCACCGGCTGGCCAGACGCGGATTCGTGTTCGGCGGCTCCACCGGCACGGTGGTCAGCGGCGCGACGGACTGGTTGAACCGGCACGACGCACGCGAACTCACCGCGGTGGCCATCGGTCCGGACCTCGGCGAGCGCTACCTCGACACCATCTACCAGGCCAGCTGGCTGCGGGATCTCTACGGCGACGACGTGCTCAACTCCCGCGAGATCGCCGCCGATTCCTGGGCGCCCTCCCCCACGCCACCGACACGGTGGGGCCGGGCGGTCGACCTCGAGAACGGCGAGCGCGGCAAAAAGCAACGCCCTCAGCTCCAGGACCGTAAGACCTAG
- a CDS encoding beta-ketoacyl-[acyl-carrier-protein] synthase family protein — protein sequence MHRSSDVPVQPHAVTVAEVIPGDLIALSEQDVAKNTWYVVMHTLPETPHTIRLTLRPPLGGIDHDEVFERGHQVTTASRRMDIGAIPEITSTDLDPVEFRDGDRITSLRAVDPRAVEESYTRRWGHWHRDLDRRAEAPVPDEELRDLAEQASQSGHVVRHHPRPRRAAEAYAPRRVVVTGLGAVTPLGVGVEELWRGLVEGRCGISELEGEEFAELPVRIAGSVPVDPVGLLPRPQARRMNRSAQFAVLAAREAWQDAGLDPAGTTESGLAPERVGVSVGAILGDASVLVGGDRKLRDKGPRAVSPLTTPMTVPSQAASQVSLVLHITGEARTVTSACASGTEAIGQAIDRIRYGRVDVALAGGAEAVVTPAIMASFAAMRALSTHELGSTSPSRPFASDRDGFVNGEGAGFLLLEAEEHARARGARIYCEAAGWGLSADAHHMAAPDPSGSGVALALRRAVHDAGAHVVDVVHVNAHATATVDGDLAEASALRAVLGGSVPVTALKGHLGHLQGAAGGVEAVATVLTLHHGLIPPTIGCDDQDDAIDLDVVTKNPRRLPALGDLALSNSFGFGGHNAVLALRRTG from the coding sequence ATGCACCGTTCGTCCGACGTTCCCGTACAGCCCCACGCCGTCACCGTCGCCGAAGTGATCCCCGGTGATCTAATCGCCCTCTCCGAACAGGATGTGGCGAAGAACACCTGGTACGTGGTGATGCACACCCTGCCCGAAACCCCCCACACCATTCGCCTGACATTGCGACCGCCGCTCGGCGGAATTGATCACGACGAGGTATTCGAACGCGGCCACCAAGTGACCACGGCCAGCCGCCGAATGGATATCGGGGCAATTCCCGAGATCACCTCCACCGACCTCGATCCTGTGGAATTCCGGGACGGCGACCGCATCACCTCACTGCGCGCCGTGGACCCCCGGGCCGTCGAGGAGTCGTACACCCGTAGGTGGGGTCACTGGCACCGGGACCTGGACCGCCGGGCCGAGGCTCCCGTCCCCGACGAGGAACTGCGGGACTTGGCCGAACAGGCCTCACAAAGCGGACATGTCGTACGACATCACCCGCGCCCACGTCGGGCCGCCGAGGCGTACGCACCCCGCCGGGTCGTCGTCACCGGGCTCGGTGCCGTGACGCCGCTCGGTGTCGGGGTCGAGGAGCTGTGGCGGGGCCTGGTCGAGGGCCGGTGCGGGATAAGCGAGTTGGAGGGCGAGGAGTTCGCCGAACTGCCCGTGCGGATCGCGGGCAGCGTGCCCGTGGACCCCGTCGGGCTGCTGCCCCGGCCGCAGGCGCGGCGGATGAACCGGTCCGCCCAGTTCGCGGTGCTCGCCGCCCGGGAGGCCTGGCAGGACGCCGGGTTGGACCCGGCCGGCACCACGGAGAGCGGGCTGGCGCCCGAGCGGGTCGGCGTCTCGGTCGGGGCCATCCTCGGTGACGCCTCGGTGCTCGTCGGCGGCGACCGCAAGCTGCGGGACAAGGGCCCGCGCGCGGTCTCCCCGCTCACCACACCGATGACCGTGCCCTCGCAGGCCGCCTCCCAGGTGTCGCTGGTGCTGCACATCACCGGCGAGGCCCGCACCGTGACCAGCGCGTGCGCCTCCGGCACCGAGGCCATCGGACAGGCCATCGACCGGATCCGGTACGGCCGCGTGGACGTCGCCCTCGCCGGAGGTGCCGAAGCCGTCGTCACCCCCGCGATCATGGCCTCGTTCGCCGCCATGCGCGCGCTCTCCACCCACGAGCTCGGATCCACCAGCCCCTCCCGGCCGTTCGCCAGCGACCGCGACGGCTTCGTGAACGGCGAGGGCGCGGGCTTCCTGCTCCTGGAGGCCGAGGAGCACGCCCGGGCACGCGGCGCGCGCATCTACTGCGAGGCCGCGGGCTGGGGGCTGTCCGCCGACGCCCACCACATGGCCGCGCCCGACCCGTCCGGCAGCGGCGTGGCGCTGGCCCTGCGCCGGGCCGTCCACGACGCCGGTGCCCATGTCGTGGACGTCGTCCACGTCAACGCCCATGCCACCGCCACCGTCGACGGCGACCTCGCCGAGGCGAGCGCGCTGCGCGCCGTGCTCGGCGGGAGCGTGCCCGTGACCGCGTTGAAGGGCCACCTCGGCCATCTCCAGGGAGCCGCCGGCGGTGTGGAGGCCGTCGCCACGGTGCTCACCCTCCACCACGGCCTCATTCCGCCCACCATCGGCTGCGACGACCAGGACGACGCGATCGACCTGGACGTGGTGACCAAGAACCCCCGCCGGCTGCCCGCGCTCGGCGACCTCGCCCTGAGCAACTCGTTCGGGTTCGGCGGGCACAATGCGGTGCTCGCCCTGCGGCGTACGGGGTGA
- a CDS encoding Ku protein, with translation MPHVRSIWNGAISFGLVSIPIKVVNATESHSISFRQVHLDDGGRIRYRKFCELEDREVTTGEIGKAYEDADGTLITITDEELAALPIPTARTIEIVAFVPAERIDPLQMDTAYYLAANGVPATKPYVLLREALKRSQKVAVAKFALRGRERLGMLRVVDDVIAMHGLLWPDEIRSTQEVAPDATVTVRDKELDLADALMDTLGEVELTELHDDYREAVEELVAAKASGELPAAPPAGERAGGKVLDLMAALEKSVRAAKVSRGEETGEETGARTGGSAEVTALPSRRSARTAPKEVGGKKSTSTAKKTAPKKTAAKSTAKSTGQAAGKTAATKSTAKKTAAKKATAKKATGKKTAAKKATARGRASA, from the coding sequence GTGCCGCACGTGCGATCCATCTGGAACGGCGCCATCTCCTTCGGCCTGGTCAGCATCCCGATCAAGGTCGTGAACGCGACGGAGAGCCACTCGATCTCCTTCCGCCAGGTCCACCTGGACGACGGCGGCCGCATCCGGTACCGCAAGTTCTGCGAACTGGAGGACCGCGAGGTCACCACCGGTGAGATCGGCAAGGCGTACGAGGACGCGGACGGCACGCTGATCACGATCACGGACGAGGAGCTGGCCGCGCTGCCGATCCCCACCGCGAGGACGATCGAGATCGTGGCCTTCGTACCGGCCGAGCGGATCGACCCGCTCCAGATGGACACGGCGTACTACCTGGCCGCGAACGGCGTCCCCGCCACCAAGCCGTACGTCCTGCTGCGCGAGGCGCTCAAGCGCAGCCAGAAGGTCGCCGTCGCGAAGTTCGCGCTGCGCGGGCGGGAGCGGCTCGGCATGCTGCGTGTGGTGGACGACGTGATCGCCATGCACGGGCTGCTGTGGCCGGACGAGATCCGGTCCACCCAGGAGGTCGCCCCGGACGCGACCGTGACCGTACGGGACAAGGAACTCGACCTGGCCGACGCCCTCATGGACACCCTCGGTGAGGTCGAGCTCACCGAACTGCACGACGACTACCGCGAGGCCGTCGAGGAACTCGTCGCCGCCAAGGCCTCCGGTGAACTCCCGGCCGCGCCCCCCGCCGGGGAGCGGGCCGGCGGCAAGGTGCTCGACCTGATGGCCGCCCTGGAGAAGAGCGTGCGCGCGGCCAAGGTGTCCCGGGGTGAGGAGACGGGCGAGGAGACCGGGGCGCGGACCGGCGGATCCGCAGAGGTCACCGCGCTGCCCTCCCGCAGGTCGGCCCGTACGGCGCCCAAGGAGGTCGGCGGGAAGAAGTCCACGTCGACCGCGAAGAAGACGGCGCCGAAGAAGACGGCCGCGAAGTCCACGGCGAAGTCGACGGGCCAGGCGGCCGGCAAGACGGCGGCCACCAAGTCCACCGCGAAGAAGACGGCGGCCAAGAAGGCGACCGCCAAGAAGGCGACGGGGAAGAAGACGGCCGCGAAGAAGGCCACCGCGCGGGGGCGCGCCTCGGCCTGA
- the ligD gene encoding non-homologous end-joining DNA ligase, giving the protein MTPITEVEGRRLALTNLDKVLYPATGFTKGEVLHYYATVAEPLLAHLHGRPVSFLRYPDGPDGQVFFTKNVPPGTPDWVRTAEVPRTEGPARMVLVQDLPSLMWAANLVTEFHTPQWQVDAPGLADRLVFDLDPGAPATVVECCEVALWLRERLAADGIEAYAKTSGSKGLHLLATVVRMPSSDVSAYAKELAVEAERALPALVTHRMTKSLRPGKVFVDHSQNAARKTTATPYTLRARSAPTVSAPVTWDEVASCGDPSRLVFHADDIAPRLRRHGDLLSPLLTPSP; this is encoded by the coding sequence ATGACGCCGATCACGGAAGTGGAGGGGCGGCGGCTCGCGCTCACCAATCTGGACAAGGTGCTGTACCCCGCGACGGGTTTCACCAAGGGTGAGGTCCTGCACTACTACGCGACGGTCGCGGAACCCCTGCTGGCGCACCTCCACGGCCGGCCGGTCTCCTTCCTCCGCTACCCCGACGGGCCGGACGGACAGGTCTTCTTCACCAAGAACGTGCCGCCCGGCACACCCGACTGGGTCCGGACCGCCGAGGTCCCCCGGACGGAGGGCCCCGCCCGGATGGTCCTGGTCCAGGACCTCCCCTCGCTGATGTGGGCGGCGAACCTCGTCACCGAGTTCCACACGCCGCAGTGGCAGGTGGACGCGCCCGGTCTGGCCGACCGGCTCGTGTTCGACCTCGACCCGGGGGCGCCGGCGACGGTCGTCGAGTGCTGCGAGGTCGCGTTGTGGCTGCGGGAGCGGCTGGCTGCGGACGGGATCGAGGCGTACGCGAAGACGTCCGGGTCGAAGGGGCTGCATCTGCTGGCGACGGTGGTGCGGATGCCGTCCTCGGATGTCAGCGCGTATGCGAAGGAGCTGGCCGTGGAGGCGGAGCGGGCGTTGCCGGCGCTCGTCACACACCGGATGACCAAGAGTCTGCGGCCCGGGAAGGTGTTCGTCGACCACAGTCAGAACGCCGCGCGGAAGACCACGGCCACGCCGTACACGTTGCGTGCGCGGTCCGCGCCCACCGTGTCCGCCCCCGTCACCTGGGACGAGGTCGCGTCCTGCGGCGACCCGTCCCGGCTCGTGTTCCACGCCGACGACATCGCTCCGCGCCTGCGCCGACACGGCGACCTGCTCTCCCCCCTCCTCACCCCGTCCCCCTGA